Proteins co-encoded in one Candidatus Zixiibacteriota bacterium genomic window:
- a CDS encoding DUF883 family protein gives MENTAREKVASDIKVLVGDVEELVKSASSRTGERLAGLRERVGKKLLEVKDVFGKKEGALQAKAEQAVVSVKDYCRKNPWTALGIAAAAGIAMGFLLRRGRRGG, from the coding sequence ATGGAGAATACGGCAAGGGAAAAGGTTGCTTCGGATATCAAGGTGCTGGTCGGCGACGTCGAGGAACTGGTGAAAAGCGCTTCCAGCCGGACGGGAGAGCGGCTTGCCGGCTTGCGTGAGCGCGTGGGGAAGAAACTTCTGGAAGTGAAAGACGTCTTCGGAAAAAAGGAGGGAGCTTTGCAGGCCAAAGCCGAGCAAGCAGTGGTCTCGGTGAAGGATTATTGCCGCAAGAATCCGTGGACCGCGCTGGGGATCGCAGCCGCCGCTGGCATCGCGATGGGATTTCTGCTTCGGCGGGGCCGGAGGGGTGGCTAA
- a CDS encoding CapA family protein gives MKPPITVFLSGDVMTGRGIDQALPFPGDPRLYEPSMKSAVGYVELAERVSGGIPRPVQFDYIWGDALEELRREQPQARIINLETAVTHSLTPWEDKEIHYRMSPENIPCLTAAGIDCCVLANNHTMDWGPSGLLETLDTLDRTGIRHAGAGRNLREARAPAILAAEAGSRLLVFALGSLSSGIPSEWSAGEDRPGLNILEEYAGDAVRSLAREIGGIRREGDVVVVSIHWGANWGYGIPLAQQKLARRLIDEAEVAVIHGHSSHHVKAIEVYRERLILYGCGDLLNDYEGIQGYEAFRGDLGLMYFADLEPFSGRLVGLRLVPMQMRRFRLTRASAADTEWLGEILNREGKRFHTRVSQSGAGSLRLHWA, from the coding sequence ATGAAACCGCCGATCACGGTATTTTTGAGCGGTGACGTCATGACCGGACGGGGCATCGACCAGGCTCTGCCTTTTCCCGGCGATCCCCGTTTGTACGAGCCTTCCATGAAGAGCGCCGTGGGTTATGTCGAGCTCGCCGAGCGGGTCAGCGGCGGGATTCCCCGGCCCGTCCAGTTCGACTACATCTGGGGCGATGCGCTGGAGGAGCTGAGGCGCGAGCAACCGCAGGCCCGAATCATCAACCTGGAGACCGCGGTAACGCACAGCCTGACGCCGTGGGAGGACAAGGAGATCCATTACCGTATGAGCCCCGAAAATATTCCGTGCCTGACCGCCGCGGGTATCGATTGCTGCGTGCTCGCCAACAACCACACCATGGATTGGGGACCTTCGGGCCTGCTGGAAACGCTCGACACGCTGGACCGGACCGGCATCCGCCACGCCGGGGCGGGACGCAATCTACGCGAAGCGCGCGCCCCGGCGATCCTGGCGGCCGAAGCCGGGTCCCGCCTGCTGGTTTTCGCTCTCGGTTCCCTGTCGAGCGGGATTCCGTCCGAATGGTCGGCCGGCGAGGATCGCCCCGGACTGAACATCCTCGAGGAATATGCCGGGGATGCCGTGCGCAGTCTGGCACGGGAGATCGGCGGCATCAGGCGGGAAGGCGACGTGGTCGTCGTCTCGATCCACTGGGGGGCCAATTGGGGCTACGGGATTCCGCTGGCTCAGCAAAAGCTCGCGCGGCGGCTGATCGACGAAGCCGAGGTGGCCGTAATTCACGGCCATTCCTCCCACCACGTCAAGGCGATCGAGGTCTATCGCGAGCGGCTGATTCTCTACGGTTGCGGCGACCTGCTGAACGACTACGAGGGAATCCAAGGCTACGAGGCCTTCCGGGGCGATCTGGGACTGATGTATTTCGCGGATCTCGAGCCGTTCTCCGGTCGGCTCGTCGGGCTGCGCCTGGTGCCGATGCAGATGCGGCGCTTTCGCCTGACCCGCGCCTCGGCGGCCGACACCGAGTGGCTCGGGGAGATCCTCAACCGCGAAGGCAAGCGGTTTCATACGCGCGTGAGCCAAAGCGGAGCCGGCTCGCTGAGACTCCACTGGGCCTAG
- a CDS encoding protein-glutamate O-methyltransferase CheR → MITDPEGVEFLQWCLPRLGLRWPGFRKVRRQIYKRLNRRLEELRLPGLAPYRRYLEDHPGEWALLDGFCRIGISRFYRDRGVFELLEREIFPELGRLALERGDVALRCWSAGCAGGEEPYTVVIVWRHGVASRFPALALDVVATDVDPAAIRRAERACYRPSSVRELPADWRARAFTVVGDELCLKDEYRAAVTFRVEDVRDSAPGGPFHLILCRNLAFTYFDEPLQRKILGLLHDRLAAGGVLIIGKLERLPERPPGLQPWSPGSMGVYRKTPEDRNG, encoded by the coding sequence TTGATCACCGACCCCGAAGGTGTCGAGTTTTTGCAGTGGTGCTTGCCCAGGCTCGGTCTGCGGTGGCCGGGCTTCCGCAAGGTGCGGCGCCAGATCTACAAGCGCCTCAACCGTCGTCTGGAGGAGCTCCGGCTCCCCGGGCTCGCGCCCTACCGCCGGTATCTCGAGGACCACCCCGGGGAATGGGCGCTGCTCGACGGTTTTTGCCGGATCGGCATCTCCCGCTTCTACCGCGACCGCGGCGTTTTCGAGCTTCTGGAGCGTGAAATTTTTCCGGAGCTGGGGCGCCTGGCGCTCGAACGCGGGGATGTCGCTCTGCGCTGCTGGAGCGCCGGATGTGCCGGAGGCGAGGAGCCCTACACGGTCGTGATCGTGTGGAGGCACGGCGTGGCGAGCCGCTTTCCCGCCCTCGCTCTTGATGTCGTCGCGACCGACGTCGATCCCGCGGCGATCCGTCGAGCGGAGCGCGCCTGCTACCGGCCCTCCTCCGTCCGAGAGCTGCCGGCCGATTGGCGGGCTCGGGCGTTCACCGTTGTCGGCGACGAGCTGTGCCTCAAAGACGAGTATCGCGCCGCGGTCACCTTCAGGGTCGAGGACGTCCGCGACAGCGCGCCCGGGGGGCCGTTCCACCTCATCCTTTGCCGCAATCTCGCCTTCACTTACTTCGACGAGCCACTGCAGAGAAAAATTCTCGGCCTGCTCCATGACAGGCTCGCCGCCGGAGGGGTGCTGATCATCGGCAAGCTCGAGCGCCTTCCCGAAAGGCCTCCGGGGCTGCAGCCATGGTCGCCCGGGTCGATGGGCGTGTACCGAAAGACCCCCGAAGATCGGAACGGCTGA
- the rpoZ gene encoding DNA-directed RNA polymerase subunit omega — protein MARITVEDCLQKIPNRFQLVMVATKRAKQLLKGAKPLVETDNREIVTALREIAAGKVRVAEKPPAPQE, from the coding sequence ATGGCGCGGATCACGGTAGAGGACTGCCTGCAGAAGATCCCCAACCGCTTTCAGCTGGTCATGGTCGCCACGAAAAGGGCCAAGCAGCTGTTGAAAGGCGCAAAGCCGCTTGTCGAAACCGACAACCGGGAAATCGTGACGGCGTTGCGCGAGATCGCGGCCGGAAAAGTGCGCGTCGCGGAAAAGCCCCCGGCCCCGCAGGAATAG
- a CDS encoding CBS domain-containing protein, with the protein MLVGKRMTKNPVTVAPEDLLVQARLKMQKGGFRRLPVVVGDRLVGIITDRDIREHVGYLDRTPVKVAMTEKPITVTPATTVEAATHRLLKRKIGGLPVVENGRLVGIITTSDILQAFLEVSGAAEEGTARIDFVMEGAEHGFAQAVRTVTELGGEVLGMGTFRGKWGESTVCYLRLRTGDPESIAQALKGKGFEVLGIQPVAE; encoded by the coding sequence ATGCTTGTCGGCAAGCGCATGACGAAAAACCCGGTGACCGTGGCGCCGGAAGATCTCTTGGTGCAGGCACGTCTCAAAATGCAAAAAGGCGGGTTTCGCCGGCTCCCGGTCGTGGTCGGGGACCGGCTCGTCGGCATCATCACGGACCGCGATATCAGGGAGCACGTGGGTTATCTGGACCGGACACCGGTCAAGGTGGCGATGACGGAAAAGCCCATTACCGTGACGCCAGCGACCACGGTGGAGGCCGCGACTCACCGTTTGCTCAAGCGCAAGATAGGCGGCTTGCCCGTCGTCGAGAACGGCCGGCTCGTCGGAATCATCACCACCAGCGATATCCTGCAAGCTTTTCTCGAGGTGAGCGGGGCGGCCGAAGAAGGCACCGCGCGGATCGACTTCGTGATGGAGGGCGCCGAGCATGGCTTTGCGCAGGCCGTGAGGACCGTGACGGAGCTGGGCGGCGAGGTTCTCGGCATGGGAACCTTCCGGGGAAAATGGGGCGAAAGCACTGTTTGCTACCTGCGCTTGCGCACCGGCGACCCCGAGTCCATCGCCCAGGCGCTCAAGGGGAAAGGCTTCGAGGTTCTCGGCATCCAGCCGGTCGCCGAGTAA
- a CDS encoding radical SAM protein, with product MNLSRSGELEKRALLAFRHLESCDLCARYCRVNRRVTIEGAVCRTGERAVVHSFGPHHGEEDVLRGWNGSGTIFFSWCNLRCVFCQNWEISQKGAGREVEPRELAAMMLDLQERGCHNINFVSPSHVVAQILAAIEIAAREGLRLPLVYNTGGYDSAEALALLDGVIDIYMPDMKYGDSAVARKYSKVRNYVEVNRAAVKEMHRQVGDLVLDRNGLARRGLLVRHLVLPDDLSGTEEVLRFIAREISPNTYLNLMDQYRPCYRAGEYPPLDRRISAAEYRGARALAARYGLRRLAR from the coding sequence TTGAATCTCTCCCGCTCGGGAGAGCTGGAGAAGCGCGCTCTCCTGGCCTTTCGCCATCTCGAGAGCTGCGATCTCTGCGCCCGGTATTGTCGCGTCAACCGTCGGGTCACCATCGAGGGAGCGGTCTGCCGGACGGGCGAGCGGGCTGTCGTCCACAGCTTCGGCCCACACCACGGAGAGGAGGACGTGCTCAGGGGCTGGAACGGCTCGGGGACGATCTTCTTCAGCTGGTGCAATCTCCGTTGCGTGTTTTGCCAGAACTGGGAAATCAGCCAGAAAGGGGCCGGAAGGGAGGTGGAGCCGCGGGAGCTTGCCGCGATGATGCTCGATCTTCAGGAGCGGGGCTGTCACAACATCAATTTCGTCAGCCCGAGCCACGTCGTTGCGCAGATCCTCGCCGCAATCGAGATCGCCGCCCGAGAAGGGTTGCGCTTGCCGCTGGTTTACAATACCGGAGGCTATGACAGCGCCGAAGCGCTGGCTCTCCTCGACGGCGTGATCGACATCTACATGCCCGACATGAAATACGGCGACTCCGCGGTCGCGCGCAAGTACTCGAAGGTGCGAAATTACGTCGAGGTCAACCGTGCCGCAGTAAAGGAGATGCATCGCCAGGTCGGCGACCTCGTGCTGGACCGAAACGGACTGGCGCGGCGCGGGCTCCTCGTCCGCCACCTGGTCCTCCCCGACGATCTTTCGGGGACCGAGGAGGTTTTGCGTTTCATCGCCCGCGAGATCTCTCCGAACACCTACCTGAACCTCATGGATCAGTATCGGCCCTGCTACCGCGCCGGCGAATATCCTCCGCTCGACCGGCGGATCTCGGCCGCCGAATACCGTGGCGCGCGCGCGCTCGCGGCACGATACGGGCTTCGGCGCCTCGCCCGGTAA
- a CDS encoding DUF72 domain-containing protein, producing MGHILIGTTSWTEKTLIESGLFYPPDVRTAEARLRYYAERFPIVEVDSSYYTLPSERNALLWVRRTPEGFVFDIKAFRLFTQHQTPPSSLPADVRRAVKGAEKANLYYRDLAPELLDELWSRFRAGIAPLKKAGKLGVVLFQFPPWFPCRPASLEHIVECARRLEGCRVATEFRNRSWFDERHREQVIRFERANGLAHVVVDEPQGFSSSVPAVWEVGSPDVVVVRLHGRNRDTWRKAGLTAAERFNYLYSVAELRELVAPIREIAARVTQVHVLFNNCHGDYAVRNAAELRRLVENPQADAEGARE from the coding sequence ATGGGGCATATCCTGATCGGGACGACTTCCTGGACCGAGAAAACGCTCATCGAGTCGGGCCTCTTCTACCCGCCGGACGTGAGAACCGCGGAAGCGCGGTTGCGGTATTACGCGGAGCGGTTTCCGATCGTCGAGGTAGACAGCTCCTACTACACATTGCCGAGCGAGCGGAACGCGCTGCTCTGGGTGCGGCGGACGCCCGAAGGCTTCGTCTTCGACATCAAGGCATTCCGGCTTTTCACGCAGCATCAAACGCCGCCGAGCAGTCTGCCCGCCGATGTCCGAAGAGCCGTGAAAGGCGCTGAAAAGGCGAACCTCTACTACCGCGATCTCGCGCCGGAGCTCCTGGACGAGCTATGGAGCCGTTTCCGCGCGGGCATCGCGCCGCTGAAAAAAGCCGGTAAGCTCGGAGTCGTGCTTTTTCAGTTTCCTCCCTGGTTCCCGTGCCGGCCGGCGAGCCTCGAGCACATCGTCGAGTGCGCACGCCGGCTCGAGGGCTGTCGAGTCGCGACGGAGTTCAGAAACAGGTCGTGGTTCGACGAGCGCCATCGCGAGCAGGTGATCAGATTCGAGCGCGCGAACGGCCTGGCGCACGTGGTGGTAGACGAGCCTCAGGGATTCAGCAGCAGCGTTCCGGCCGTGTGGGAGGTTGGGAGCCCCGACGTCGTCGTTGTCCGGTTGCATGGGCGCAATCGCGACACCTGGCGGAAAGCGGGCCTCACGGCGGCCGAGCGCTTCAATTATCTTTACTCCGTGGCCGAGCTCCGGGAGCTCGTTGCGCCGATCCGGGAGATCGCGGCCCGCGTCACGCAGGTGCACGTGCTGTTCAACAACTGCCACGGCGATTATGCGGTGCGAAACGCAGCCGAGCTCAGGCGCCTCGTGGAAAACCCGCAAGCGGACGCGGAAGGCGCACGAGAGTAG
- the rtcA gene encoding RNA 3'-terminal phosphate cyclase, whose product MNFERSSERQMLEIDGSCYSGSGTIVRQAVAFSALTGTPVRIFNIRVKRPKPGLRRQHLQVVESIRQLVNGTCDSLTLGAQELTFRPGNPSDERRYVWDVGSAGSTVALAIAVLPLLALRAVPTAAELRGGLFQDFAPSFYHFERVLLPLVGRMGVRASARMERPGYVPAGGGILHLMVEPTGGPLKPLVLEHQGAVARVGGVAISSRLKSQAVSSRMAQAARQVLEAAGYHAEIEEVYDESALQAGAGLALVAELSGGALIGADRAGAPGRRSEAIGSYAARQLLEDLQSGATLDRYAADQIIPFAALAAGESRFLIPTRTDHVESNAWLSREFLGSEVRATVRELIVKGVGFRPKGRGGPDLA is encoded by the coding sequence ATGAACTTTGAACGATCGAGCGAACGCCAGATGCTGGAAATCGACGGCTCGTGTTATTCCGGAAGCGGCACGATCGTGCGCCAGGCGGTGGCCTTCTCGGCGCTCACGGGCACACCGGTCCGCATCTTCAACATCCGGGTGAAGCGGCCCAAGCCAGGGCTTCGCCGCCAGCACCTCCAGGTAGTGGAATCGATTCGCCAGCTCGTGAACGGGACCTGCGACTCCCTGACGCTCGGAGCGCAAGAGCTGACCTTTCGGCCGGGAAACCCGAGCGACGAGAGGCGTTACGTGTGGGACGTCGGCTCGGCGGGATCGACGGTAGCGCTGGCCATCGCGGTCCTGCCCCTGCTGGCGCTACGCGCGGTGCCGACGGCGGCGGAGCTGCGCGGGGGCCTTTTTCAGGATTTCGCCCCGTCCTTTTATCATTTCGAGCGCGTGCTGCTCCCCCTCGTCGGACGCATGGGAGTGCGGGCGTCGGCGCGCATGGAGCGCCCCGGCTACGTGCCTGCCGGCGGCGGCATCCTGCATCTTATGGTCGAGCCGACCGGCGGGCCGCTAAAGCCGCTGGTGCTCGAGCACCAGGGCGCGGTGGCGCGGGTAGGAGGCGTCGCCATTTCTTCCCGGCTGAAAAGCCAGGCTGTCAGCAGCCGAATGGCTCAGGCGGCCCGGCAGGTGCTCGAGGCGGCCGGTTACCACGCCGAGATCGAGGAGGTTTACGACGAGAGCGCGCTGCAAGCGGGGGCCGGCCTCGCGCTGGTTGCCGAGCTCTCAGGAGGCGCCCTCATCGGCGCGGACCGGGCGGGCGCACCGGGAAGGCGCTCCGAAGCGATCGGCAGCTATGCCGCGCGCCAGCTCCTGGAAGATTTGCAGAGCGGCGCGACCCTCGACCGTTACGCCGCCGACCAGATCATACCGTTTGCCGCGCTCGCGGCCGGCGAGAGCAGGTTTCTCATTCCGACTCGGACGGATCATGTCGAGAGCAACGCATGGCTCAGTCGCGAGTTTTTGGGCTCCGAGGTGCGCGCCACCGTGCGGGAGCTGATCGTAAAAGGGGTGGGATTCCGCCCGAAAGGGCGTGGCGGCCCCGATCTTGCGTAA
- a CDS encoding THUMP domain-containing protein, protein MADETRRNAKLIVTSMGLAQAREARRALARAVPGARITGTGLKGVFSLQAEGDPLEIARIVYRECGAQIGHVTAVLAEVDSKLETIRQAAVDVGAAQIGKEETFSFRIHKRGAHYLEQDTSVLEREIGGAIWQALRAKHGVEPRVRLKDPDVAVVAEVLGPVTAVGISRKAWHEQPPAGQPA, encoded by the coding sequence ATGGCCGACGAGACACGCCGCAACGCAAAGCTCATCGTCACCAGTATGGGGCTGGCTCAGGCGCGCGAGGCGCGCCGCGCCCTCGCCCGGGCCGTGCCCGGCGCCCGCATCACGGGAACCGGGCTCAAAGGCGTCTTCTCCCTGCAGGCGGAAGGAGATCCCCTGGAAATCGCCCGGATCGTCTATCGCGAGTGCGGGGCGCAAATCGGCCATGTCACCGCCGTGCTCGCCGAGGTCGACAGCAAACTGGAGACGATCCGGCAGGCCGCGGTCGACGTCGGAGCGGCCCAGATCGGAAAGGAGGAAACCTTTTCCTTTCGCATCCACAAGCGGGGAGCCCATTATCTCGAGCAGGACACCTCCGTCCTCGAACGGGAGATCGGCGGAGCGATCTGGCAGGCGCTGAGGGCAAAACACGGGGTCGAACCCAGAGTCCGCCTCAAGGATCCCGATGTAGCGGTCGTGGCCGAAGTGCTCGGCCCGGTTACCGCGGTCGGGATATCACGCAAGGCCTGGCATGAGCAGCCTCCAGCCGGGCAGCCGGCATAA
- a CDS encoding DUF1488 family protein — translation MKVTLAGDEWYDHHRRKVVWFTALADGRRIDCGISIEALCDHFGAYQDDPLPAFRANRARIAEAAARLIEQGRFERDGAILIRSADL, via the coding sequence ATGAAGGTAACGCTCGCCGGCGACGAGTGGTACGATCATCATCGGCGCAAGGTCGTCTGGTTTACGGCTCTGGCCGACGGCAGGCGGATCGACTGCGGTATCTCGATCGAGGCGCTCTGCGACCACTTCGGAGCCTACCAGGACGACCCCCTGCCCGCCTTCAGGGCCAACCGCGCGCGCATTGCCGAGGCGGCGGCAAGGCTGATAGAACAGGGGCGCTTCGAGCGCGACGGTGCGATTCTGATCAGGAGCGCCGATCTCTGA
- the efp gene encoding elongation factor P gives MIQATQLRAGMIVVHEGDLYRVTAAKHLTPGNKRGFVQAKLKNLRTGVGTEHKFRSEDEIEQAVLEERAMQYLYRDGDLHVFMDTETYEQVTLTAEAVGGMLDYLLPGQVVEARFFENRPVAIELPAVVELKVAETPPAIKKATASASYKPATLETGVTIQVPSFIRAGDLIRVDPSDGTYLERAGQT, from the coding sequence ATGATACAGGCGACGCAATTGAGGGCAGGGATGATCGTGGTCCATGAGGGAGATCTCTACCGTGTCACCGCGGCGAAACATCTCACGCCGGGCAACAAGCGGGGCTTCGTTCAGGCGAAGCTCAAGAATCTCCGGACCGGCGTCGGTACCGAGCACAAGTTTCGCTCCGAGGACGAGATCGAGCAGGCCGTGCTCGAAGAACGCGCGATGCAATACCTCTACCGGGACGGCGATCTCCACGTCTTCATGGACACCGAAACCTACGAGCAGGTTACGTTGACGGCCGAAGCGGTCGGCGGGATGCTCGACTATCTCTTGCCCGGGCAGGTCGTGGAAGCCCGCTTCTTCGAGAACCGGCCCGTTGCCATAGAGCTTCCGGCGGTCGTTGAATTGAAGGTCGCGGAAACTCCGCCCGCGATCAAAAAGGCGACGGCGAGCGCGTCGTACAAACCGGCCACGCTGGAGACCGGTGTTACAATTCAGGTGCCGTCGTTCATCCGGGCTGGAGATCTGATCCGTGTCGACCCGTCCGACGGTACTTATCTGGAACGGGCCGGCCAGACTTGA
- a CDS encoding MFS transporter → MTAGEADVGSRTASAAGDYERVVRAWAMYDWANSAFAVVVLTAVFPVYYRTLVLNAGGSPADATAYWAYTTSVSLLAVAAVGPLLGAVADLANRRKRFLGAAVLLGVSGTASLAFLGPNGFLLGSLAFALGNTGFAAGNIFYEALLPHVARREDTDRVSARGYALGYLGGGLLLALNALWLARPTWFWMPDRDFALRVCFASVAVWWLVFAWPLFRNVTEPSARSDQGRSISRLMIGGIQRLAGTLRQIRRYRQAGLFLVAFWTYNDGIGTIIKLAAAYGDEIGVPHDRMLIALILTQLIGFPSTLAFGSLALRLGAKRAIFAGLAVYTLITVAGFFMTSAFHFYVLAIAVGLVQGGTQALSRSLFASMVPKLQSAEFFGFFSTGEKLAGIVGPAVFGMIGQLTGSSRWGILSVAALFVAGAALLARVDVEAGRRLARMVERDARGRKGAVY, encoded by the coding sequence ATGACAGCAGGCGAGGCAGACGTCGGATCCCGTACGGCGTCCGCGGCGGGCGATTACGAGCGCGTCGTCCGCGCGTGGGCGATGTACGACTGGGCCAACTCGGCGTTTGCGGTGGTCGTGCTCACGGCAGTCTTCCCCGTCTACTATCGCACGCTCGTACTCAACGCTGGCGGCTCGCCCGCCGACGCCACGGCCTACTGGGCGTACACGACCTCCGTCTCGTTGCTTGCGGTCGCGGCGGTCGGTCCGCTCCTGGGGGCGGTTGCGGATCTCGCGAACCGGCGAAAGCGCTTTCTCGGCGCCGCCGTCCTCCTCGGCGTCTCGGGGACGGCGAGCCTTGCATTTCTGGGCCCGAACGGCTTTCTGCTCGGCTCGCTGGCCTTCGCGCTGGGCAACACGGGATTTGCCGCGGGAAACATTTTTTACGAGGCCCTGCTTCCGCACGTCGCTCGGCGGGAGGACACGGACCGCGTGTCGGCGCGCGGCTACGCGCTCGGGTATCTCGGGGGCGGACTGCTTCTCGCTCTCAACGCGCTCTGGCTCGCCCGCCCGACCTGGTTCTGGATGCCCGACCGGGATTTCGCGCTGCGCGTCTGTTTCGCGAGCGTCGCGGTCTGGTGGCTCGTGTTCGCTTGGCCGCTGTTCCGCAACGTGACGGAGCCGAGCGCGAGAAGCGACCAGGGTCGTTCCATCTCGCGGCTGATGATCGGCGGTATTCAACGGCTGGCCGGCACGCTCCGCCAGATCCGCCGGTACCGTCAGGCGGGGCTTTTCCTCGTTGCGTTCTGGACATACAACGACGGCATCGGCACGATCATCAAGCTCGCGGCTGCGTACGGCGACGAAATCGGCGTGCCGCACGATCGAATGCTGATCGCCTTGATCCTCACGCAGCTGATCGGATTTCCCAGCACGCTTGCGTTCGGCTCGCTCGCTCTCCGTCTGGGAGCGAAGCGCGCGATTTTTGCCGGCCTGGCGGTCTACACGCTGATCACCGTGGCCGGGTTTTTCATGACGAGCGCGTTTCACTTTTACGTGCTCGCGATCGCCGTGGGGCTGGTGCAGGGCGGGACCCAGGCGCTGAGCCGCTCCCTGTTCGCCTCGATGGTCCCGAAGCTGCAGAGCGCCGAATTCTTCGGCTTCTTCAGCACCGGGGAAAAGCTGGCGGGGATCGTCGGACCGGCTGTCTTCGGCATGATCGGCCAGCTTACCGGCAGCAGCCGTTGGGGCATCCTGTCGGTGGCGGCGCTGTTCGTCGCCGGCGCGGCTCTGCTCGCGCGCGTGGACGTCGAAGCGGGCCGCAGGTTGGCGCGCATGGTGGAACGCGATGCTCGAGGCCGGAAGGGGGCTGTTTACTGA
- the nusG gene encoding transcription termination/antitermination protein NusG: MEKQWYVVKVFVGFERRAKAMLERKIKAAGKEHLFGEIAVPTERVIDLVGGKRRTVEQRLFPGYLFVQMTLDEETQALVRSVPKVLGFLGESGRPVVVPERDVRGVMERVEATALAPRPKMAFFIGEKVRVVDGPFRDFTGTVEAVQSNRSRVRVALSVFGRPTPVDLDFVQVEAA; this comes from the coding sequence ATGGAAAAGCAATGGTACGTCGTAAAGGTTTTCGTCGGATTCGAGCGCCGCGCAAAAGCAATGCTCGAGCGCAAGATCAAGGCGGCGGGCAAAGAACACCTTTTCGGCGAAATCGCCGTGCCCACCGAAAGAGTAATCGACCTCGTCGGCGGGAAGAGGCGGACGGTCGAGCAACGGCTCTTTCCCGGCTACCTCTTCGTGCAAATGACGCTCGACGAGGAGACGCAAGCGCTCGTGCGCTCCGTCCCCAAGGTCCTCGGGTTCCTGGGCGAGTCCGGCCGTCCGGTCGTCGTACCCGAACGGGATGTGAGGGGTGTCATGGAGCGGGTCGAGGCGACGGCACTCGCGCCGCGCCCGAAGATGGCGTTCTTCATCGGGGAGAAAGTGCGGGTGGTAGACGGGCCGTTCCGTGATTTCACCGGCACGGTGGAGGCGGTTCAGTCTAATCGATCCCGAGTAAGGGTAGCTCTCAGCGTGTTCGGCCGGCCGACGCCCGTCGATCTCGATTTCGTGCAGGTCGAAGCCGCCTGA
- a CDS encoding universal stress protein — protein sequence MYRRLLVPLDGSTAAEAILPYVRLLAPVCAARVELLLVEQPGRAASTVPSNEYLEATAASLSGCPHVECRVERGDPAARIIDVSAELAGTLVAMSAHGYSGAHRWLLGGVAEKVLRAGREPLLIVRAGEATGSVAHLETVVVPLDGSTAAEEALPVAARLADRLNLEVLLARVLLGIYFERVDDLLPFFGASAADRRTIRARAEAEIAEYLEQKTRRLRRQGLARVSRAVIAESTRGAAAEIIDLAEGTPHSLVAMTTRGRSAVGRWLLGSVTERVVRHSTRPVLVVRPRP from the coding sequence GTGTACAGGCGGCTCCTGGTTCCGTTGGATGGTTCGACAGCGGCAGAAGCGATCCTCCCGTACGTCCGACTGCTCGCCCCGGTTTGCGCCGCGCGCGTGGAGCTGTTGCTGGTCGAGCAGCCCGGCCGGGCGGCATCGACCGTGCCCTCGAACGAGTACCTGGAGGCTACTGCGGCCTCCCTGTCCGGCTGCCCGCACGTCGAGTGTCGGGTCGAGCGGGGCGATCCGGCGGCCAGGATTATCGACGTCTCCGCTGAGCTCGCGGGGACGCTGGTGGCGATGTCGGCGCACGGCTACTCGGGCGCTCACAGGTGGCTCCTGGGCGGCGTCGCTGAAAAAGTCCTGCGCGCGGGGAGAGAGCCGTTGCTGATTGTTCGGGCGGGGGAGGCGACAGGCTCGGTGGCGCACCTGGAAACCGTGGTGGTGCCGCTGGACGGCTCGACGGCCGCGGAGGAAGCGCTGCCAGTGGCGGCGCGCCTCGCAGACCGGCTGAACTTGGAGGTTCTGCTGGCGCGGGTTCTGCTGGGGATCTATTTCGAACGAGTGGACGACCTTCTGCCATTTTTCGGCGCGTCCGCCGCGGACCGCAGGACGATTCGAGCGCGCGCGGAGGCCGAGATCGCCGAGTACCTGGAGCAGAAAACGCGCCGACTCCGCCGCCAGGGTCTTGCCCGCGTCTCGCGCGCCGTGATCGCGGAGAGCACTCGCGGGGCGGCCGCGGAAATCATCGACCTCGCCGAGGGTACTCCGCACAGCCTCGTGGCGATGACGACGCGCGGTCGGTCCGCGGTCGGGCGGTGGCTTCTGGGAAGCGTGACGGAGCGGGTCGTTCGCCACTCGACCAGACCGGTGCTCGTGGTGCGTCCGCGGCCCTGA